From Micromonospora echinospora:
CGCCGATCCCGGTCAAGCTCCTGATCGCCGGCGGGTTCGGGGTCGGCAAGACCACCACGGTGGGGGCGATCTCGGAGATCGCGCCGCTGACCACCGAGGCCGAGATGACCACCGTCGGGATCGGCATCGACGACCCCGGCGGCGTCGCCGGGAAGACCACCACGACCGTCGCCATGGACTTCGGCTGCGTGACCATCGACCGCAGCCTCAAGCTCTACCTCTTCGGTACGCCCGGTCAGGCGCGGTTCGGCTTCATGTGGGACGACCTGGCCCGGGGGGCGCTCGGCGCGCTCGTGGTGGTGGACAGCGCCCGCCTCGACGACTGCTACCCGGCCATCGACTTCTTCGAACGGTCCGGGCTGCCGTTCGCCGTCGGCGTCAACGCCTTCGACGGGCGGCTGGCCCTCGACCTGCCGTCGATCCGCTGGGCGCTGGCGATCGCGGAGCACGTGCCGCTCGTACAGTTCGACGCCCGGGACCGGCTCTCGGTCCGGGACGCCCTGCTGGTCGTCCTGGACCGGGCGCTGGACCGGGCGACCCGGTCGGGCCGGCGCGGCGACGGGCCGGCTCCGCAGTCACGGCCGGGCTGAACACCGACAGTCGTTTCGATCCGTTGTCTGGCGAAGGGGTGGACGCCATGAGAGGTGATCTGGACGAGACACTGGCCCGGATGGCGCGACGCGAAGAGGCGATGCGCCGACGGGCGCCCGGCGAACCGGCCGGGAGGGCCGACCAGGACGTGCCCCTGGAGGAGCTGCCGGCCGAGCCGGCCAACGGGCGGGCGGGGCACGGCGCGTACCGGCTGCGGGGCGGCCCGGCGCCGGCGCGGCGTGACCCGGTCGAGGAGGTCGCCGAGGCGGTCCGGCGGGTCGTGGCCGATCACCCCGGGGTCGCCGTCACGCTCCGGGTGGAGCTGGGCGACCAGGCGTACCCGCTGCGGGTCTCCTGGTCGGGCCCCGCGGTCACGGTCGGCCCGGCCACGGCGCCGACGCCCCCACCGGCGTGGCCCATGTCGGTGAAGACGGTGCCCGCACCCGGCCAGGACTCGCTCGAGTCGGACCCGGCGGCCCGGCTGGCGGAGATGATCCGGCGGGATCCCTCGTTGCTGGACGGCCCGGACCCGCGCTGAGGCGGCACCGGCGTGGTCACGGCGGCTACTGTCGGCGGGTGGCGGAACCCGACCTGACCCTGACCGC
This genomic window contains:
- a CDS encoding GTP-binding protein; translation: MDFVRSPEWPAAALGGPSANSAPSRYGGPAPLIGRATPPPPTPPLPYLPPGVPPQEPAPIVSRVPAPRPPIPVKLLIAGGFGVGKTTTVGAISEIAPLTTEAEMTTVGIGIDDPGGVAGKTTTTVAMDFGCVTIDRSLKLYLFGTPGQARFGFMWDDLARGALGALVVVDSARLDDCYPAIDFFERSGLPFAVGVNAFDGRLALDLPSIRWALAIAEHVPLVQFDARDRLSVRDALLVVLDRALDRATRSGRRGDGPAPQSRPG